In Scleropages formosus chromosome 18, fSclFor1.1, whole genome shotgun sequence, one DNA window encodes the following:
- the nes gene encoding nestin isoform X1 has translation MEVSGIWQSSSHLGTEKYQMSDLNKRLEMYLSRVQLLEEENELLQKEAESLRRRRSCQAWRGELEAKLREAREEVEVAWKEKDRVELEVGNLCEELRTLELQRQREVAARAEARKRHDESKKELEEEHRIQILLQEKLVQLKKELQLQAEVHNEDISFLQTRLMQAQHVPAPVVTHVLDFQDLSQEYCHRATQAWQQAAEAYQSQMQHLESSLTQARSHMAQVIQEKKESYLKAQALAKELEATRGKKDVLEKSISQLKDKQFKELQHLQVCLESLEREKAEMSNQTTVILEDKQNMLQMKMSLGLEVAAYRALLDSESLRIHVPSVNHYASSCTFDEALNTRSLRQSSITPATTKLLTKAEMKPSKMVLTTLQAQATPKQQKFLSAGLTKKEHIDWCMETSKPLSQSAPYTKQLGNWKESAEHFRTKDVNKKVILEDAASVQMPQELGGVKAHSTNQSTMGDTQVGVMGKECTLHLAEKEKCLDLMMKESIMEREIVSDLKNQVSSYVPPETEQPSRSRSTIEIPDTMMADKQQTKEFRDKDVEAFSEITAENYFQQASGKKQSLAEKQVSHIKNTIMTSECEPEKGKNMDVTAKDDHSSSTDFNSDEQITGESDFPLMEVKDQSSQAVVSRNKSEKLFEDDGELEENIMNELNEMSFKLKGESAEDPGSIESFKMKEEIEEIESREQVMDEMPHPEQADFSDDDEKEMSHASYSWKTGDPESNDSYALDNTLADTRPLIRYKSDEADMNTQASYLGDSDTSENCDEREPGAGFWVEEKRVSFTSKGMNVMKELNGETEGKAIEMDRKQPLKEGEINAGHALESGGAIHDTVNEKNLAGDTGHLELEEEEICENKVQTLSEEKMDEGQIEERSGAINETDGNDRKMGGHLDYLESEEQEIYEGKKEMLLTEEKMDEDRVEEVTGPLNDTYGTKTNIEGNMDNLKLEDKEIHEENEEGSLNEEKIDEGQVEESDDPINEIEGTKRKIVGNVAHLGLEEKETEVENKQKQLNNEKTEEEIEGGDGPINETDGTERNIEENMALLESEEDEIHEDNKETLLSEEKMKEEQVEGRDGTRNESDKTELNIEENMDHLECEEEDIHEESKEEQLFEEKMDEGSSEESGGSINETDGTERNIEEIMALLESEGDEIHEDNKETLLNEEKMKEEQVEGSDGTRNESDETEINIEENMDHLECELEDIHEKSKEEQLFEEKMDEGGSEESGGSINETDGTERNIEEIMALLESEGDEIHEDNEETLLNEEKMKEEQVEGRDGTRNESDKTELNIEENMDHLESEEEDIHHEESKEEQLFEEKMDEGGSEESGGPINETDTSERFIEENMGLLVSERDEMHKESKETLLNEEKMKEEQVEGSDGTINESDETETNKEENIDHPESEEKDIHEENKEKLSEEKMDEGIAEESGGPINETDRSDRNIEGNMGPLVSEEEEINEGNKEEPFNEGTMDEEQVEECGNPINNTEKNERNMEGDTDILESAEEEIHEEKKEEPLIEKKIVEGQGVEYCGVRDDTTVGTTINSEQEMHIPESEEKEIHDNREKPLNDEMNEGQVEWTAGPSSDETDGNMTNLEGDKCNLESAFDLIQDHNRESLNEEKTDKVKAEESGCPINEADGNYANWEGDMGPFECEGEAIQNEIKKESLNGKKTDVSQAEKQSNPVNDVLRGNEKNQEDMDYLKSEGVESQQKDIQEHLNEEIMDASRSEGNAALTFYEINGNKINLKEDKTHQESEQDALQGEDHKELPDKEEMGAGEFHEAEESIGVKSEEMDENERNLDESTSKTNLDTKQDMERMKEFETVTHINVDTDLFLLSNISRFSKEEVVLLKDIKSGEETDQVSPVNRDSPESPSHPENFAILLPLSSSVGESAESNEESFINESVQEINETSLAQTMTLSEECSEKMSTKKEEDGQNLSMLTNVDFTEDPSGQSELISNLESEEIIVNSDLDDSYSSDNDSPNNSQFLQLMNQVSAHHKEKEAAPSLNTSGVTEETQVHSPEAFSNNLENSRSISGLFHQQPCGIQEGENEELQEPVEFEQTLKNRTGFCESFLCVKEESEELAASEQWENAEESTKDHSNTIVKENEIFTVKGPDALLPSNGKCADLHSFFSENLNEDVWNSMKWTGASYVPKESETSDHMNTETNFPFGVTWEDTEKEFTKEAVKQIKVHSLEEQESTSAHVKKHLSKNMEEDKGHSGDSLEDRDSWSSGED, from the exons ATGGAAGTATCCGGAATCTGGCAGAGCAGCAGCCACCTGGGAACTGAGAAGTACCAGATGTCGGACCTCAACAAGCGCCTGGAGATGTACCTGAGCAGGGTACAACTCCTCGAAGAGGAGAATGAGCTTCTACAGAAGGAAGCTGAGAGTCTGAGGAGACGGAGGAGCTGCCAGGCATGGCGAGGAGAGCTGGAGGCTAAGCTGAGGGAGGCCAGGGAGGAAGTGGAGGTTGCTTGGAAGGAGAAGGACAGGGTGGAGCTGGAGGTAGGCAATCTTTGTGAGGAGCTACGTACTCTGGAGCTTCAGAGGCAGAGGGAGGTTGCCGCCAGGGCCGAAGCCAGAAAAAGACATGATGAAAGTAagaaagagctggaggaggagcacagAATCCAGATCTTGCTACAAGAAAAGCTGGTACAGCTGAAGAAAGAGCTGCAGCTCCAAGCAGAGGTACACAATGAGGACATCTCCTTCCTGCAAACCAGGCTGATGCAGGCTCAGCATGTCCCTGCTCCAGTTGTCACCCATGTGCTAGACTTTCAGGACCTCAGCCAGGAGTATTGCCATAGGGCTACCCAGGCatggcagcaggcagcagaggCATATCAAAGCCAAATGCAGCATCTGGAGAGCTCACTGACTCAGGCCAGGTCCCACATGGCCCAGGTGATCCAAGAGAAAAAGGAGAGCTACCTGAAGGCTCAAGCCCTGGCCAAGGAGCTTGAGGCAACCCGTGGCAAGAAAGATGTCCTTGAGAAGAGTATTTCCCAGCTGAAGGACAAACAGTTCAAGGAGCTCCAGCATCTTCAG GTCTGTCTGGAATCCCTGGAGAGGGAGAAGGCAGAGATGAGTAACCAGACTACTGTTATCCTGGAAGACAAACAGAACATGCTGCAGATGAAGATGTCTCTGGGCCTAGAGGTTGCCGCATACAG AGCTCTCCTGGACAGCGAGAGTTTGAGGATACATGTGCCTTCAGTAAACCATTACGCAAGCTCCTGCACTTTtg ATGAAGCACTTAACACTCGAAGTTTGAGGCAAAGCTCTATTACTCCTGCAACCACCAAGCTTTTGACAAAAGCTGAGATGAAACCATCAAAGATGGTTTTGACTACTCTTCAAGCCCAAGCCACTCCAAAGCAACAGAAATTTTTGAGTGCTGGTTTGACTAAAAAGGAGCATATTGATTGGTGTATGGAAACCTCCAAGCCTTTAAGTCAGTCAGCACCTTATACAAAACAACTGGGGAATTGGAAGGAGTCAGCTGAACACTTCAGAACAAAGGATGTCAACAAAAAAGTGATTCTTGAGGATGCTGCCTCAGTACAAATGCCACAAGAATTAGGAGGAGTCAAGGCTCACAGTACAAATCAGTCCACCATGGGGGATACACAGGTGGGGGTAATGGGAAAAGAGTGTACATTGCATTTagctgaaaaagagaaatgccTAGATCTTATGATGAAAGAATCAATCATGGAACGAGAGATTGTAAGTGATCTAAAAAACCAAGTGTCATCATACGTACCTCCAGAAACTGAACAGCCCTCCAGATCCAGATCAACTATTGAAATCCCAGATACTATGATGGcagacaaacaacaaacaaaggAATTTAGGGACAAAGATGTGGAAGCGTTCTCTGAAATAACTGCTGAAAATTACTTTCAGCAAGCTTCAGGGAAGAAACAAAGTTTAGCAGAAAAGCAGGTGAGTCACATCAAAAATACAATCATGACATCTGAATGTGaaccagaaaaaggaaaaaacatggaTGTAACAGCAAAGGATGATCATTCTAGTTCCACTGACTTCAACAGTGATGAACAAATTACAGGTGAATCTGACTTTCCCTTGATGGAAGTAAAGGATCAGTCATCTCAAGCGGTGGTCTCAAGAAACAAATCTGAAAAGCTGTTTGAAGATGACGGTGAGCTAGAAGAGAACATAATGAATGAActaaatgaaatgtcatttaaacTAAAGGGAGAAAGCGCAGAGGATCCAGGAAGTATTGAAAGCTTTAAGATGAAAGAGGAAATTGAAGAGATTGAATCAAGGGAGCAGGTGATGGATGAAATGCCACATCCAGAGCAAGCAGATTTctctgatgatgatgagaagGAAATGTCACATGCATCCTACTCCTGGAAAACAGGAGATCCAGAGAGCAACGATAGCTACGCTTTGGATAACACGCTTGCTGACACACGTCCCCTGATCAGATATAAGAGTGATGAGGCTGACATGAACACTCAGGCATCCTACTTAGGTGACAGTGACACTAGTGAAAATTGTGATGAAAGAGAACCAGGAGCAGGTTTTTGGGTGGAGGAAAAACGAGTCAGTTTTACTTCCAAAGGTATGAATGTGATGAAGGAGCTCAATGGGGAGACTGAAGGGAAAGCAATAGAAATGGACAGAAAACAACCATTAAAAGAAGGTGAGATAAATGCAGGGCATGCGCTGGAGAGTGGTGGAGCCATACATGACActgtaaatgagaaaaactTGGCAGGAGACACTGGTCATCTGGAGTTGGAAGAGGAAGAAATATGTGAGAACAAAGTACAAACACTTAGCGAAGAGAAGATGGATGAAGGCCAAATAGAAGAGAGAAGTGGTGCAATAAATGAAACTGatggaaatgacagaaaaatggGAGGACATTTGGACTACCTGGAGTCTGAAGAGCAGGAAATATacgagggaaaaaaagagatgcTATTAACTGAAGAGAAGATGGATGAAGACCGAGTAGAAGAGGTCACTGGTCCCTTAAATGATACTTatggaacaaaaacaaatatagaAGGAAACATGGATAACCTGAAACTAGAAGACAAAGAAATACATGAGGAGAACGAAGAAGGATCattaaatgaagagaaaattgATGAAGGACAAGTAGAAGAGAGTGATGATCCCATAAATGAGATCGAAGGAACTAAAAGAAAGATAGTAGGAAATGTGGCTCACCTGGGAttggaagagaaagaaacagaggtggagaataaacaaaaacaattaaacaatgaaaagaCAGAAGAAGAAATAGAAGGGGGTGATGGTCCCATAAATGAGACTGATGGAACAGAGAGAAATATAGAAGAAAACATGGCTCTTCTGGAATCTGAAGAAGATGAAATACATGAGGACAACAAAGAAACACTACTGAGTGAAGAGAAGATGAAAGAAGAACAAGTAGAAGGGAGGGATGGTACCAGAAATGAGTCTGATAAAACTGAGCTAAATATAGAAGAAAACATGGATCACCTGGAGTGTGAAGAAGAGGACATACATGAGGAGAGCAAAGAAGAACAATTATTCGAAGAGAAGATGGATGAAGGAAGCTCAGAAGAGAGTGGTGGTTCCATAAATGAGACTGATGGAACAGAGAGAAATATAGAAGAAATCATGGCTCTTCTGGAATCTGAAGGAGATGAAATACATGAGGACAACAAAGAAACATTACTGAATGAAGAGAAGATGAAAGAGGAACAAGTAGAAGGGAGTGATGGTACCAGAAATGAGTCTGATGAAACCGAGATAAATATAGAAGAAAACATGGATCACCTGGAGTGTGAATTAGAGGACATACATGAGAAGAGCAAAGAAGAACAATTATTTGAAGAGAAGATGGATGAAGGAGGCTCAGAAGAGAGTGGTGGTTCCATAAATGAGACTGATGGAACAGAGAGAAATATAGAAGAAATCATGGCTCTTCTGGAATCTGAAGGAGATGAAATACATGAGGACAACGAAGAAACACTACTGAATGAAGAGAAGATGAAAGAGGAACAAGTAGAAGGGAGGGATGGTACCAGAAATGAGTCTGATAAAACTGAGCTAAATATAGAAGAAAACATGGATCACCTGGAGTCTGAAGAAGAGGACATACATCATGAGGAGAGCAAAGAAGAACAATTATTTGAAGAGAAGATGGATGAAGGAGGCTCAGAAGAGAGTGGTGGTCCCATAAATGAGACTGACACAAGTGAAAGATTTATAGAAGAAAACATGGGTCTCCTAGTGTCTGAAAGGGATGAAATGCATAAAGAGAGCAAAGAAACACTATTGaatgaagagaaaatgaaagaGGAACAAGTAGAAGGGAGTGATGGTACCATAAATGAATCTGATGAAACAGAGacaaataaagaagaaaacataGATCACCCGGAGTCTGAAGAGAAGGACATAcatgaggaaaacaaagaaaaactatcTGAAGAAAAGATGGATGAAGGAATTGCAGAAGAGAGTGGTGGTCCCATAAATGAGACTGATAGAAGTGATAGAAATATAGAAGGAAACATGGGTCCACTGGTGTCTGAAGAAGAGGAAATAAATGAGGGAAACAAAGAAGAGCCATTCAATGAAGGGACAATGGATGAAGAACAAGTAGAAGAGTGTGGGAATCCCAtaaacaacactgaaaaaaatgagagaaacatGGAAGGGGATACAGATATCCTGGAGTCTGCTGAAGAGGAAATAcatgaggaaaagaaagaagaaccATTAATTGAAAAGAAGATAGTGGAAGGACAAGGAGTAGAGTATTGTGGAGTCAGAGATGATACAACTGTTGGAACTACAATAAATTCAGAACAAGAAATGCATATTCCGGAATCTGAAGAGAAAGAAATACATGACAACAGAGAAAAACCATTAAATGATGAGATGAATGAAGGCCAAGTAGAATGGACTGCTGGTCCTTCAAGTGATGAGACTGATGGAAATATGACAAACTTGGAAGGAGACAAATGCAACCTGGAGTCAGCATTTGACCTGATACAAGATCACAACAGAGAATCATTAAATGAAGAGAAGACTGATAAAGTAAAAGCAGAAGAGAGTGGTTGTCCCATAAATGAGGCTGATGGAAATTATGCAAACTGGGAAGGAGACATGGGTCCCTTTGAGTGTGAAGGAGAAGCAATACAAAATGAGATCAAGAAAGAGTCTTTAAATGGAAAGAAGACAGATGTAAGCCAAGCTGAGAAGCAAAGTAATCCTGTTAATGATGTTCTTCGTGGAAACGAGAAAAACCAGGAAGACATGGATTACCTGAAGTCAGAAGGAGTAGAATCACAACAGAAGGACATACAAGAACATTTAAATGAAGAGATCATGGATGCAAGTCGTTCAGAGGGAAATGCTGCGCtaacattttatgaaataaatggcAACAAAATAAACCTCAAGGAAGACAAAACTCACCAGGAGTCTGAACAAGACGCTTTGCAGGGAGAAGATCATAAAGAACTACCAGACAAGGAGGAAATGGGTGCTGGAGAATTTCATGAAGCAGAAGAAAGTATAGGAGTCAAAAGTGAGGAGAtggatgaaaatgaaagaaacctGGATGAAAGTACAAGTAAGACAAATTTAGACACCAAACAAGATATGGAGAGAATGAAGGAGTTTGAAACTGTGACACATATTAATGTGGACACTGATTTATTCCTCCTCAGTAACATTAGTAGATTCTCCAAAGAAGAGGTTGTATTGCTGAAAGATATCAAAAGTGGAGAAGAAACAGATCAGGTTAGTCCTGTTAATAGAGACAGCCCAGAGAGTCCATCCCACCCTGAGAACTTTGCAATCTTGTTACCATTATCATCATCTGTGGGGGAATCTGCTGAATCAAATGAAGAGTCATTTATCAATGAAAGTGTACAGGAGATAAATGAAACATCATTAGCACAAACCATGACCTTGAGTGAGGAATGTAGTGAAAAAATGTCTACCAAAAAGGAGGAGGATGGACAAAATCTGTCTATGCTGACTAATGTGGATTTCACAGAAGATCCTTCTGGGCAAAGTGAGCTCATTAGCAACCTTGAAAGCGAGGAGATCATTGTCAACTCTGACTTAGATGATTCATACAGTTCTGATAATGACTCACCTAATAACAGCCAATTCTTACAACTCATGAACCAAGTCTCAGCACATCACAAGGAGAAAGAAGCTGCACCGAGTTTAAATACTTCTGGAGTGACAGAAGAGACACAGGTGCATTCCCCTGAAGCATTCAGCAACAATTTAGAAAATTCAAGGAGTATCAGTGGGCTGTTCCATCAGCAACCATGTGGAATTCAAGAGGGTGAAAACGAAGAGCTGCAGGAGCCTGTTGAATTTGAGCAAACTTTGAAAAACAGAACTGGATTTTGTGAATCATTTTTGTGTGTCAAAGAAGAAAGTGAAGAACTTGCAGCTTCAGAACAGTGGGAGAATGCTGAAGAGTCTACCAAAGACCATTCTAACACAATCGTGAAAGAGAATGAGATCTTCACAGTCAAAGGACCTGATGCACTGCTCCCATCCAATGGAAAATGTGCAGACCTTCACAGCTTCTTCAGTGAAAATTTGAATGAAGATGTCTGGAATTCAATGAAGTGGACAGGAGCCTCTTATGTGCCAAAGGAGAGCGAGACCTCAGACCATATGAACACTGAAACTAATTTCCCCTTTGGGGTGACCTGGGAAGATACCGAAAAAGAGTTCACCAAGGAGGCTGTTAAGCAAATCAAGGTCCACAGTTTAGAAGAGCAAGAGTCAACATCTGCCCACGTCAAGAAACACTTGAGCAAGAACATGGAAGAAGACAAGGGCCATTCTGGAGACTCTCTGGAGGACAGAGATTCCTGGTCATCTGGAGAAGATTAA